tgctcacgacctgcatactgtttcaagctccgtgaacctattcactgcgcatgcgttatgggcgcagcgcagcgcaattgttgaaacaacttcttcccccagcgctgggggaaatttagtgaatcgcttgaactccgaattcgcggggtttttttccatcgcgtttttttctttataggttgaattggcattttttatgatttgtttcggtaactgcataccgaaaggtatcagaatctgcaaagtttttttccttttttatgtgaccttttagaaagtttcgttccatgagataacctatcaaaataatacaacatgccctatgttccagggtgggcagttctctctggaggtcttgatgtatatttttctttgggatcagtgtctggccagcactatgttgcaccatgttcagtttattaatttgcgtctccagtccaacatgaaatttatcatctcgaaaacgttggcatgggcttttccaacaagttactttaacctcccacatgccaacctccaacctgttatttgtccagggcacatttctgtcatggggttccattcctgaaggttattgtttagttatgttaaatatagcagtatgtggtaactgcaactagcccgtgtacaacaggtgtagtcccacgaagattaaaattattcagttaggtaTAGTTCATTCGGCTTATaggacttcatgcctcaatgattttatgggattattgTGGATTGTTGCtgggctgaccacagaaaggaaaaatcaacagaaacaacaaaaatcaaatatgattgtgaaatatttcaaaaggtgatctatcccatctgtatcactggtactattggcaaaggttggatcgaccacatgattcatagcaacatatactgtcatgtgttatgttgtcacaacacaatctctatcatttagcatattatcagaggggacaaggtgatattgtttatggttatcgttattcactgttcccaaacacaaaataagtgcgatactgagtcggaattcttttctaaacagcttgcgcatagtgaaagaaacacccattcatcttcactccaccgaacactgtagtaagagcatcagcatcctacccctaacagagtgacccctgtccactgaacagtggcctgtcccactcttatttcacgccccaattacctcattatgtcgaggggtcaaactgtaattagcctttgggatttattagatGTGAATGTGAGGCCTTgcggaccgttttaccatcacccaccagttatctcccttgtggatctttacaaattgtaaatgtcttgtaaacatcatctttccaaaattgtaaatgtcttgtaaacatcatctttacaatagatttacaagcttgtaaatgtgaACTTTTTTCCAGTGAACTATATACATGTTGGGTGCACATGTGAACAGACTTAATTCACACGTGCTTAACAGGCACTTAACTCGTTTATTCTAGTGTGATGGCGGGAAAAGGAAGATCTGACCTAGTGGTTGTAGTTTATGTTAAAAttactgtttatgtttcatttgtgtAAATATTGGAATGAATgccaaacaaaatgttttgcttCAAGAATGGATGAAGTGTAATGCGAAGATGATAATTCGCCGCAAATCACTTCGACTATCTATCCACCTGACCCAAACGGTACAGAAACACATATAGATGTTGTGGAATTTTCGCAAGGATTTAAATATGCTAATCCCTGAAGTCACCTAACACGAGCAACTCTTATAGCATTTGACACGCACGAAATATTGCCAAACGCCCCTAAtcacatttttgtttgatttcttcaTGTAAGTATAACAGCCTACAACATGGACTGTCAAAGTAGACAGTTCATGACCAATAATACCAAcgaattcatttttttttaattttctatTTTTATAAATGCGTTCGTTACAACATTCTAATATTTTCTATTGAATAATATACTACATCAGAGGGCAAGTGGCATATTTCCCTCATGAAGGTTGTATATGTGTAGCTCAGGCATTAATAATGAATATATTGTGACGGACAAAATGCATACATGGTTATTGCTGAAACCTGACATgaataaatgtgaaataaactccaataatgtcacatgttttgtttattttacataCTGTCCGCTTTGAGACTATAACAAGAAATATGTCAGTTGTGACTTTGAAATGGGCAGGTTTGGCTTGACATATTGAATTCAAAAGACAAATATCTAAACTTGGGGTATTTCCAGAAGCAAGTCATGAATCATTTAATGACTTCATACATTCATGTATTTATTGCAGGAACGATTAACATCCAACGATACGTATTCAACGAAAACACCAAACTTGTTGGTGCCTGTATGGATGGAGACGTAAACCGAGTGAAATGCATCTTATCCGATGGTCGGTCGAAAATCAACGTCCGAGGGACACAGAGGAAGACACCGGTAATGATTGCAGCAGAGAAAGCAGATATAGATATGTTCGCTTTCCTTGTAAGAAAAGGTGCTGATCTGTCTCCTGTCGATAGTAAGGGCAACACGATTCTACATCTTGCATGTGAGGGAGGGAACTTGCAGATAATAAATTATCTCCTTAAGCAGAATACAGTGGACATCAACGGCCGTGAGCAGCCGGAAGGGACCCCAGCAATGAAAGCTGCCCTTCAGGGACACAAAGGCGTCTTCGACCTACTTGTCAGGAAAGGAGCTGACCTGTCCCTCATGGATCTTCTTCACAATACCATTCTACATGTGGCCTGTGAAGGAGGAAACTTGGATATCGTGAAATATATTCTTAAGCAGAATATTGTGAACATCAACAGCATATCAGAATATGGCTGTACGCCAGCAATGAAAGCAGCGCTAAAAGGACATGAAGATGTGTTCAACTTGATAGTGAAACAAGGAGCCGATCTGTCTCTGGTTGACAATGAAGGAGACACTATTCTTCACGCAGCTTGTAAAGGAGGAAATGTGAAAatagtaaaatatgttctcGACCACGGGAGTGTTGGTATCAATCTCAGAGGAAAAGACATGTTCACGCCAATTATGATTGCTGCATATAAGGGCCATAAAGATATATTTCACGAGCTTGAAAAGAAAAATGCTGATTTGTTATTCAGGGACGGTGACCAgaacaacatccttcatcttGCATGTAAAGGGGGAAATATAGAAATAATCAAACACATTCTCACCACCTACAGTATGGACGTCAACGACATTGGTTTTCAAGGATCAACACCCATAATGTTAGCAGCCTCTGAGGGAAGAAAGGATATGTTCGACGTTCTGCTTCAGAGTGGAGCTGATTTGTCACACGTGGATTACAGTAGATACAATATTCTTCACATGGCCTGTCGGGGAGGAAATATGGAGTTAGTTAAGCATGTTCTCGCACAGAATATCGTTGAAATCAACAGTAGATCAAATGATGGGTCGTCGCCAGCAATGGAAGCAGCGTATGAGGGACATACAAATGTGTTAAAATTGCTACTAAGTGAAGGAGCTGATATGACCTTTGTCAGTGACGAGAATGACAATATCCTTCATGCTGCTTTAAACAGCAAACGCATGGATACAGTGAAATATGTCCTCACAAATGATTTTGTAGACATCGACAGTAGAAACAATGACGGGATAACAGCGGTCATGTTGGCAGTACAAGGAGGACTGGCAGAAATATTTGACTTAATGGTGAGAAAGGGAGCCAACATGTCTTTGGTAAATGAAGATAAACAGACCATTCTACATATGGCGTGTGAAGAGGGACATAGTGAAATAGTGAAATATATCCTCACGGAGAATGTTGTGAACATCAACGGAAGAGACGATGGCGGAAAGACACCAGTGCAAATGGCAGCAGAGCAAGGATACCTAGATATAGTTGCATTGCTGGAGGGTAAAGGAGCTGATATGTCAGTAGTTGATGATCGGGGGGAGAACATTCTACACACGCTCATTTTGGATGGACAACTGAACTTAGCAATTTATCTCTTGACACAGAAGAACGTTGTGCAGAACatcaataaaaaatcattaacAGGCAGAACACCAGTGATGGTTGCAGCACTTTGGGGACAGAGGGATCTGTTTGATATACTTGTGAAGAATGGTGCTGATCTGACGCTAGAAGATGCCGATGGCAACTCCATCCTCCATTTGGCTTGTAAAGGCAGCGTGGACATAGTGAAGTACCTCCTGTCCAATAACGTCGTAGACATCAACGCTAGAGGACATTTGAATAGGACACCAGTCCTGATAGCAGCTGAACGGGGAAATATAGAGACGTTTGAGCTACTAATGAAGCAGGGAGCCGATATGCTTCttcttgatgatgatggtaaCAATGTCCTCCTTTTAGCCGTTAGAGGAGGAAATGTCGATCTTGTTCAGCATATCCTTGTAAATAGGATTGTAGATATTACGGCCAAAAATAAGTATGGATTAAATGCAATTGAGATAGCAAAGGAAAGCAATCATAAATCCGTGTACAATTTTCTGTTGTCTCCAGATTTTCGTTTGAAGTAACTATATACATTCATCAAATGTTATCTGTTGATAAAATCAGTCAAAGTCCACTCTGTTGACTAATATATCTTATGATGTAAACGGTACTATTATGGCTATGTATAGAAAGATTATCATTGATACGTGGAACGTATTGGCATTTTGGATTACTGTCATGTGTTCAGACACTATATTCTCAAGACGTTGAAACTTCATTACACAGAATATGttgttatttattaaatattatCTTGATCTGTGTTTCTCTTAGTGAATAACTAACTTGCGAGAGTTAAGGAAGGACACACTGACCTTTTCTCGATCGCCTGGTCGCGATCATCACTATCTGAATCGGAATcgtacaagtgagtgagtgagtatgtttgtacgctgcttttagcaatattcaagcaacatcacggcggtgAACCCCAgtagtgggcttcacacattgtacccatgtcagaaatcgaacccgagctTTCGGAGTTACGAGTGATCACTATACTGTCTCACCGCCATTGAAATCGTACAATTCACTTGCTTAATCTCCAGGCACACGCGTCATGGTTTAATACAGTTCTTGAGATttcttattttttcatttttattactTCTTTcatcggcattctagaagttgggtaaatgaaggatgaggactatttttaAGGCTATACACTTGGCTATGAAGCAAGTGACAACGATATTAGAATACATTGTCTAAATGTCGCCTATACAGgatagtcctcatccttcatttttgattctcaaagagaAACAAGTTAGTCGGAAAACAATTTTCTTAGAGCTCAGAGGTACATGACGAATAAGAAAACGtcatagtgagtgagcttagcgTAACAGCGTAACCATAGAGCTCAGAGGCGTCAGACAGCTGTATATGGTTGGGAGTCAGAGTTCGGAATGTCACCTGTATGAAATACGTCATCATCGAAGaatcgttttttgtttgtttgtttgtttgtttgtttgtttgtttgtatcatGT
The window above is part of the Haliotis asinina isolate JCU_RB_2024 chromosome 1, JCU_Hal_asi_v2, whole genome shotgun sequence genome. Proteins encoded here:
- the LOC137269993 gene encoding ankyrin-3-like, which produces MDGDVNRVKCILSDGRSKINVRGTQRKTPVMIAAEKADIDMFAFLVRKGADLSPVDSKGNTILHLACEGGNLQIINYLLKQNTVDINGREQPEGTPAMKAALQGHKGVFDLLVRKGADLSLMDLLHNTILHVACEGGNLDIVKYILKQNIVNINSISEYGCTPAMKAALKGHEDVFNLIVKQGADLSLVDNEGDTILHAACKGGNVKIVKYVLDHGSVGINLRGKDMFTPIMIAAYKGHKDIFHELEKKNADLLFRDGDQNNILHLACKGGNIEIIKHILTTYSMDVNDIGFQGSTPIMLAASEGRKDMFDVLLQSGADLSHVDYSRYNILHMACRGGNMELVKHVLAQNIVEINSRSNDGSSPAMEAAYEGHTNVLKLLLSEGADMTFVSDENDNILHAALNSKRMDTVKYVLTNDFVDIDSRNNDGITAVMLAVQGGLAEIFDLMVRKGANMSLVNEDKQTILHMACEEGHSEIVKYILTENVVNINGRDDGGKTPVQMAAEQGYLDIVALLEGKGADMSVVDDRGENILHTLILDGQLNLAIYLLTQKNVVQNINKKSLTGRTPVMVAALWGQRDLFDILVKNGADLTLEDADGNSILHLACKGSVDIVKYLLSNNVVDINARGHLNRTPVLIAAERGNIETFELLMKQGADMLLLDDDGNNVLLLAVRGGNVDLVQHILVNRIVDITAKNKYGLNAIEIAKESNHKSVYNFLLSPDFRLK